In Capillimicrobium parvum, a genomic segment contains:
- a CDS encoding DUF459 domain-containing protein, giving the protein MHRLRLLAIALLVAAPALAAAAAAQTPTTPLSADTVSENGWIALRITGPAGAQAAIGERVDGAIVPLTSVALAGGRAEVPRLAAWQCDRTLRRFVVTTPNPDGTLASADAAVRTPSCSRRMRLTVASSRVRTGGTITVRVEDAWHAGGASARVCARPPRGAGARCRVLRPSAAQPATASWRASSAGLWRIRLTTADGQRSDRTVRVSPPGRVRLLATGDSMIQIIDSDLSARLENAAVRSDARISTGISKPFMLDWVKLARRQAASSRPDVTVVFLGANDGFPIGDVACCGKPWIDAYAGRVRAMMRSYLRDGEGRVYWLLLPPPGKESFARVFRSVNGAIRLAARGQGPRVRLIDVGKVVAPGGHFRRTITYKGRTVVVRQDDQVHLSTAGAAIATDLIVAALRRDGLTR; this is encoded by the coding sequence GTGCATCGCCTCCGCCTGCTCGCCATCGCCCTGCTCGTCGCCGCGCCGGCGCTCGCCGCGGCGGCCGCCGCGCAGACGCCGACCACGCCGCTCTCCGCCGACACCGTCTCCGAGAACGGCTGGATCGCGCTGCGGATCACGGGGCCGGCGGGCGCCCAGGCGGCGATCGGCGAGCGCGTGGACGGCGCCATCGTCCCACTGACGTCGGTGGCGCTGGCCGGCGGGCGCGCGGAGGTGCCGCGGCTCGCCGCCTGGCAGTGCGACCGCACGCTGCGCCGCTTCGTCGTGACCACGCCGAACCCTGACGGGACGCTCGCGTCGGCCGACGCCGCGGTGCGCACCCCGTCGTGCTCGCGGCGGATGCGCCTGACGGTGGCGTCGAGCCGGGTTCGCACCGGCGGCACGATCACCGTCCGCGTCGAGGACGCCTGGCACGCGGGCGGCGCGTCGGCGCGCGTCTGCGCGCGGCCACCGCGCGGCGCCGGCGCGCGGTGCCGGGTGCTGCGCCCGTCCGCGGCGCAGCCGGCCACCGCGAGCTGGCGGGCGAGCTCGGCCGGCCTCTGGCGGATCCGCCTGACGACCGCGGACGGCCAGCGCTCCGACCGGACCGTGCGGGTCAGCCCGCCGGGCCGCGTGCGGCTGCTCGCGACGGGCGACTCGATGATCCAGATCATCGACTCCGATCTGTCGGCGCGGCTGGAGAACGCCGCCGTGCGCAGCGACGCGCGCATCTCGACCGGGATCTCCAAGCCGTTCATGCTCGACTGGGTCAAGCTCGCCCGGCGCCAGGCGGCGTCGTCGCGCCCGGACGTCACCGTCGTCTTCCTCGGCGCCAACGACGGCTTTCCGATCGGCGACGTGGCGTGCTGCGGCAAGCCCTGGATCGACGCCTACGCGGGCCGGGTCCGGGCGATGATGCGGTCCTACCTGCGCGACGGCGAGGGGCGCGTGTACTGGCTGCTGCTGCCGCCGCCCGGCAAGGAGTCCTTCGCCCGGGTGTTCCGCTCGGTCAACGGCGCGATCCGCCTGGCGGCGCGCGGCCAGGGACCACGCGTGCGCCTGATCGACGTCGGCAAGGTCGTTGCCCCCGGCGGCCATTTCCGCCGGACGATCACCTACAAGGGCCGCACGGTGGTCGTCCGCCAGGACGACCAGGTGCACCTGTCGACGGCCGGCGCGGCCATCGCCACCGACCTCATCGTCGCGGCGCTGCGGCGGGACGGGCTGACCAGGTGA
- a CDS encoding SGNH/GDSL hydrolase family protein translates to MPRSIATLIAAVLAAAAAALAASPAMACDASRHARAVHAGHGGRAPLIIGDSVLLGAVPQVARAGYEVDAKGCRRIDQGLAILRQRRNSLPGFVVLALGTNASVTTSDIRRALTIVGPDRVLGLVTPRETGGGSGADAAAVRAAGRRWPSRVRVVDWVAYSAGHSSWFAGDGIHLGAGGASGMARLLRRVRDVHVELTWSARPAAAPRR, encoded by the coding sequence ATGCCACGATCGATCGCGACCCTCATCGCCGCGGTGCTTGCCGCGGCCGCCGCCGCGCTGGCGGCCTCGCCCGCCATGGCCTGCGACGCCTCCCGCCACGCCCGTGCGGTCCACGCCGGCCACGGCGGCCGGGCTCCGCTGATCATCGGCGACTCCGTCCTGCTCGGCGCCGTGCCGCAGGTGGCGCGGGCCGGCTACGAGGTCGACGCGAAGGGCTGCCGCCGGATCGATCAGGGGCTGGCGATCCTGCGCCAGCGCCGCAACTCGCTGCCCGGCTTCGTCGTGCTCGCGCTCGGGACGAACGCGTCCGTGACGACGTCCGACATCCGCCGCGCGCTGACCATCGTCGGGCCCGACCGCGTCCTCGGGCTCGTCACGCCGCGCGAGACGGGCGGCGGCTCAGGCGCCGATGCGGCCGCCGTGCGCGCCGCCGGCCGCCGCTGGCCGAGCCGCGTGCGCGTCGTCGACTGGGTCGCCTACAGCGCGGGCCACTCGTCGTGGTTCGCCGGCGACGGCATCCATCTCGGCGCCGGCGGTGCGAGCGGCATGGCGCGCCTGCTGCGCCGGGTGCGCGACGTGCACGTCGAGCTCACCTGGTCAGCCCGTCCCGCCGCAGCGCCGCGACGATGA